A single region of the Candidatus Parcubacteria bacterium genome encodes:
- a CDS encoding valine--tRNA ligase → MNPEEREKIPSSVDEKFLKPYDPVATEKRIYQEWEESGFFNPDNLPGERTEAFSIVLPPPNVTGTLHVGHAYEDTLQDIVTRFARMRGKKALWIPGTDSAAIATQARVEKNLQKDEGKTRHDLGREELVKRVYEFAKNSENTILGQIRRMGASLDWSRYAYTLDEIRNRAVFTAFKRMHDAGLIYRGYRAVNWDPKGQTTISDDEIIYQEEKAKFYYLKYGPFIIATARPETKFGDKYVVIHPDDARYAEFTHGQKIELEWINGPTTATVIKDTASDPEIGTGVMTITPWHSMVDFEIAERHDLDKEQIIDRYGKLLPIAGEFAGMKITEAREKIVEKLQAKGLVERIDEDYVHNVALSERTGAVIEPQIMEQWFIAVDKEYEKDGVRTTLKKMMREMVESGAVEMPQDGFRNTYFHWIDNLHDWCISRQIWFGHRIPVWYREGEVYCDVTPPEGEGWQQDEDVLDTWFSSALWTFSTLGWPERTPDLETYHPTAFMSPAYEILQLWVSRMILMSGFHLGQPPFKKVLIHGLVRAKDGRKFSKSLNNGIDPLEMIERYGADALRMGLIVGSAIGSDVKFDEQKVRGYKLFANKIWNITRFVLESTEGVSDGPLVPADTKLLEEFTAVAEDITKDLENFRIHLAAEKIYHYLWDTFASVILEESKLIFKEGNDTAKNSRATALRKILRDSLKLLHPFMPFVTEEIWKSIPNTKSLLIVESWPR, encoded by the coding sequence ATGAATCCCGAGGAACGCGAGAAAATACCAAGCTCCGTAGACGAGAAATTCCTCAAGCCCTACGACCCCGTAGCAACCGAGAAACGTATCTACCAGGAATGGGAGGAGAGCGGTTTTTTCAACCCAGATAATCTTCCTGGCGAACGCACAGAAGCTTTTTCCATCGTCCTCCCTCCCCCGAACGTCACTGGAACGCTGCACGTCGGTCACGCCTACGAAGATACGCTGCAAGATATCGTGACGCGTTTTGCCCGCATGCGCGGTAAAAAAGCTCTTTGGATACCAGGGACCGATTCCGCAGCTATTGCCACACAAGCCCGCGTTGAAAAGAATTTACAGAAGGACGAAGGTAAGACCCGTCACGATCTTGGTCGCGAAGAACTGGTAAAGCGCGTATATGAATTCGCAAAGAATAGCGAGAATACTATTTTAGGCCAAATACGGCGCATGGGCGCTTCGCTCGACTGGTCGCGCTATGCGTATACGCTCGATGAGATACGTAATCGCGCCGTGTTCACTGCATTTAAGCGAATGCACGATGCCGGGCTTATTTATCGTGGGTACCGTGCCGTCAATTGGGACCCCAAGGGACAGACTACTATCTCCGATGATGAAATTATTTATCAGGAAGAAAAAGCCAAGTTCTATTACCTCAAATACGGCCCGTTCATCATCGCTACAGCCCGACCAGAAACCAAATTTGGCGACAAGTATGTCGTTATACATCCCGATGACGCTCGCTATGCTGAGTTTACGCACGGACAAAAGATTGAGCTTGAATGGATAAATGGCCCCACCACCGCCACAGTCATCAAAGACACGGCGAGCGATCCAGAAATAGGTACTGGCGTAATGACCATAACTCCATGGCATTCCATGGTCGATTTTGAGATAGCTGAGCGGCATGATCTGGATAAAGAACAGATAATCGACCGGTACGGTAAGCTCCTCCCTATTGCTGGCGAATTCGCCGGTATGAAGATAACAGAAGCACGCGAAAAGATAGTCGAGAAGCTCCAAGCAAAGGGTTTAGTGGAAAGGATAGACGAAGATTACGTTCATAACGTCGCTCTTTCCGAGCGGACAGGAGCGGTTATCGAACCGCAGATTATGGAGCAGTGGTTCATCGCCGTCGACAAGGAGTATGAAAAGGACGGAGTCCGCACCACGCTCAAGAAGATGATGCGCGAGATGGTGGAGAGTGGCGCAGTAGAGATGCCCCAGGACGGGTTCCGCAACACATACTTCCACTGGATAGACAATCTGCACGACTGGTGTATCTCCCGACAGATATGGTTCGGTCACCGCATACCCGTATGGTATCGAGAAGGCGAAGTGTACTGCGACGTAACCCCGCCAGAAGGCGAAGGATGGCAGCAAGATGAGGATGTGCTTGACACTTGGTTCTCCTCCGCATTGTGGACATTCTCTACGCTCGGCTGGCCAGAGCGCACGCCCGATCTGGAAACCTACCACCCGACCGCATTCATGTCCCCTGCTTACGAGATACTCCAGCTATGGGTATCGCGCATGATACTCATGAGCGGTTTTCATCTCGGCCAGCCGCCCTTCAAGAAAGTCCTCATTCATGGATTGGTTCGTGCTAAAGACGGGCGCAAATTCAGCAAATCACTCAATAATGGCATCGATCCTTTAGAGATGATCGAAAGGTACGGGGCAGACGCCCTCCGGATGGGACTTATTGTGGGCAGCGCTATCGGCAGCGATGTTAAATTCGATGAACAGAAAGTAAGAGGCTATAAATTATTTGCCAACAAGATCTGGAACATCACTCGCTTCGTCCTTGAATCGACCGAAGGAGTGAGCGACGGCCCTCTTGTTCCGGCAGACACCAAGCTTCTCGAAGAATTCACTGCGGTCGCGGAAGATATCACCAAAGACTTAGAGAACTTCCGTATCCACTTAGCCGCAGAAAAGATATATCATTATCTCTGGGATACTTTTGCGAGTGTCATCCTCGAAGAGAGCAAACTGATCTTCAAAGAAGGCAACGATACCGCAAAGAACTCTCGCGCTACAGCACTGAGGAAAATACTTCGAGATTCCCTCAAGCTCCTCCACCCCTTCATGCCGTTCGTCACCGAAGAGATTTGGAAATCTATTCCTAACACTAAATCCCTCCTCATCGTAGAATCATGGCCCCGTTAG
- a CDS encoding PrsW family intramembrane metalloprotease, with protein sequence MAPLDITTIFFALLGGMLPAFLWLWFWLQEDKRHPEPKGIIAMAFLGGAVAVPAAFFFENIVTQYFAIGTLITILLWAFIEEILKFAGAYIGALRRKENDEPVDNMIYLITAALGFAAIENALFLLAPLAQGGIADTLATGNLRFIGSTLLHVISSSIIGIAMAYSFCATRGKKVLYAFFGVILAGLLHTLFNFFILNTGNNLFMTFGVVWVLSIILFLFFEKVKRLNRTCVY encoded by the coding sequence ATGGCCCCGTTAGACATCACCACTATCTTCTTCGCCCTCCTCGGCGGCATGCTGCCAGCCTTTCTCTGGCTCTGGTTCTGGCTCCAAGAAGACAAGAGACATCCCGAACCCAAAGGGATTATCGCCATGGCCTTCCTGGGAGGCGCTGTGGCTGTGCCCGCCGCCTTCTTCTTTGAGAACATTGTCACGCAGTACTTCGCCATCGGCACTCTCATCACCATCCTGCTGTGGGCCTTCATCGAGGAGATCCTCAAATTCGCCGGAGCCTATATCGGAGCATTACGCAGGAAAGAGAATGATGAGCCGGTGGATAACATGATCTACCTGATCACAGCAGCCCTCGGCTTCGCGGCGATCGAGAATGCACTCTTCCTGCTCGCTCCGCTTGCCCAAGGAGGCATTGCTGACACCCTCGCCACCGGAAACCTGCGCTTCATCGGCTCTACCCTCCTCCACGTAATCTCCTCGAGTATCATTGGTATCGCTATGGCCTATTCCTTCTGCGCCACACGAGGAAAGAAGGTTCTCTACGCCTTTTTTGGAGTTATCCTCGCAGGTCTGTTGCACACGCTGTTCAACTTCTTTATACTGAACACCGGTAACAACCTGTTTATGACTTTCGGCGTGGTCTGGGTGCTCTCCATCATACTTTTCCTCTTTTTCGAGAAAGTGAAGCGCCTCAACCGAACTTGCGTATATTAA
- a CDS encoding Hsp20/alpha crystallin family protein: MARDKKSFFERLTGTISVDADEGVEEEIVTTSVSRESRPSSQWIEEESGVGQLAVDVYQTAENIFIKAMVAGVRPEDIDVSITRDMVTLTGRREEGRTVSDEDYFLKELYWGEFSRTILLPAEIESEEAEAIEKNGLLIIRLPKIDKGKSTKLKIKTS; encoded by the coding sequence ATGGCACGAGATAAAAAATCCTTCTTTGAGCGGCTCACTGGCACCATCAGCGTCGATGCAGACGAGGGTGTTGAGGAAGAGATCGTGACGACGAGCGTCTCTCGCGAATCTCGCCCTTCTTCCCAGTGGATCGAGGAGGAGAGCGGCGTGGGCCAACTCGCCGTAGACGTCTACCAGACGGCCGAGAATATTTTCATCAAAGCGATGGTCGCCGGTGTTCGCCCTGAGGACATCGATGTCTCCATCACCCGGGATATGGTCACCCTCACCGGTCGCCGCGAGGAAGGCCGCACCGTCTCCGACGAGGACTACTTCCTCAAGGAGCTCTACTGGGGTGAATTCTCCCGCACCATCCTTCTCCCCGCCGAGATCGAGTCCGAGGAAGCCGAGGCTATCGAGAAGAACGGACTCCTCATCATCCGCCTCCCCAAGATCGACAAGGGAAAGTCCACCAAGCTCAAGATCAAGACCTCCTAA
- a CDS encoding NUDIX domain-containing protein, translating to MEKPNLYEVAVTAIIRKDGKYLITKRCLTKKRFPGVWTVPGGKLEMSDYADLPKDTKNAWYAVLEKTVRREVREEVGLEIANVRYVTDLITLDFENPLLVLSMMADYASGEVVLQRDEADEYAWVTLEEARGYDFIDGIYEEIEAAEKAVR from the coding sequence ATGGAAAAGCCTAACCTCTACGAAGTGGCGGTGACCGCCATCATCCGTAAGGATGGGAAATACCTCATCACCAAGCGTTGTTTGACCAAGAAGCGCTTTCCGGGCGTCTGGACGGTCCCCGGAGGGAAGCTGGAGATGAGCGATTACGCGGATCTTCCCAAGGATACGAAGAATGCCTGGTACGCCGTTCTCGAAAAGACAGTGCGCAGAGAGGTGAGGGAAGAGGTGGGGCTTGAGATAGCGAATGTTCGCTATGTCACCGATCTCATTACACTCGACTTCGAGAACCCGCTCCTCGTCCTCTCTATGATGGCAGACTATGCCTCTGGAGAAGTGGTCCTCCAGAGAGATGAGGCGGATGAATATGCTTGGGTCACTCTGGAAGAGGCCAGAGGGTATGACTTTATCGATGGGATATATGAGGAGATAGAGGCGGCGGAGAAGGCCGTACGCTAG
- the ybeY gene encoding rRNA maturation RNase YbeY → MRDNVTLARSTKEAVPRLPFASLKEAVLGKSYRLSIAFVSPARSRALNRIYRSKDKPTNILSFSLSKNEGELIICLAKIKKETKLFSRTFPNLLAFLLIHGLFHLKGHDHGSTMERNEQRVRTRFKI, encoded by the coding sequence ATGCGCGACAACGTCACTCTCGCTCGCAGCACTAAGGAAGCCGTACCCCGGCTTCCTTTTGCGTCTCTCAAAGAGGCAGTGCTCGGAAAGAGCTATCGCCTCTCCATCGCTTTCGTAAGCCCAGCTCGATCGCGCGCGCTCAACCGCATCTACCGCAGCAAAGACAAGCCGACCAACATCCTCTCCTTCTCTCTTTCGAAGAACGAAGGAGAACTGATCATCTGCCTCGCGAAAATCAAAAAGGAAACGAAGCTTTTCTCACGCACCTTTCCGAATCTTCTCGCCTTTCTTCTTATCCACGGACTTTTTCATTTGAAAGGACACGACCACGGTAGTACAATGGAGCGCAACGAGCAGCGGGTGCGTACACGCTTTAAGATCTAA
- a CDS encoding FAD-dependent oxidoreductase, which produces MMYDLAIIGGGPGGVAAGVYASRKRLKTLFITESFGGQSIVSAGIENWIGTVNISGEDLAKSLEAHLRAYAGDMVDIKTGLRVASVEKKGETFLITDSKGGSYEAKAVLVTTGSTRRRLEIPGADQFEHKGVTYCASCDGPLFADMDTVVIGGGNAAFETAAQLLAYTKSVTLLNRSAEFRADPVTVKKVLENPKMHAVLNAEPLSIQGENFISGLTYKDRESGENKELAVQGVFVEIGLLPSTDFMKDVVAKNPIGQIIVDPRTQRASVPGIWAAGDCTDGLYHQNNIAAGDAVKALEDIYLYLHA; this is translated from the coding sequence ATGATGTATGACTTGGCGATAATCGGCGGAGGACCAGGCGGCGTCGCTGCAGGCGTGTACGCTTCCCGCAAGCGCCTCAAGACCCTCTTCATCACCGAGAGCTTCGGCGGACAGAGCATCGTGTCTGCGGGCATCGAGAACTGGATCGGTACGGTAAATATCTCCGGAGAGGATCTCGCCAAGAGCCTAGAGGCGCACCTGCGCGCCTATGCGGGAGACATGGTGGACATAAAGACAGGGCTCCGTGTGGCCTCTGTAGAGAAGAAGGGTGAGACTTTCCTCATTACCGACAGCAAGGGCGGATCCTATGAAGCCAAGGCCGTCCTAGTGACCACAGGGAGCACCCGAAGGAGACTAGAGATCCCAGGAGCGGATCAGTTCGAGCATAAGGGAGTGACCTACTGTGCCTCCTGCGATGGCCCACTCTTCGCCGATATGGACACCGTTGTCATTGGCGGAGGTAATGCCGCTTTCGAGACCGCAGCGCAACTTCTCGCCTATACCAAAAGCGTCACCCTCCTCAACAGGAGCGCCGAGTTCCGGGCAGACCCGGTCACCGTAAAGAAGGTGTTGGAGAATCCCAAGATGCACGCAGTCCTGAACGCCGAGCCTCTCTCCATCCAGGGAGAAAATTTCATCAGCGGTCTTACGTACAAAGACAGAGAGAGCGGCGAGAACAAGGAACTCGCGGTGCAAGGCGTATTCGTAGAGATCGGCCTCCTCCCCTCCACTGATTTTATGAAAGACGTAGTGGCCAAGAACCCGATCGGGCAGATCATAGTGGACCCGCGCACGCAGCGCGCCTCAGTCCCCGGCATATGGGCAGCAGGCGATTGCACCGATGGCCTCTACCACCAGAACAACATCGCCGCGGGTGACGCAGTGAAGGCGCTTGAGGACATCTACCTCTACCTTCACGCGTAG
- a CDS encoding alpha/beta hydrolase: MTQQVFVIHGGDTFDSYEEYLAFLRVKKVDLEGTKRRDWKSSLSERLGEGYEVIAPRMPSKENAKYAEWKIWFEKFIPLLGDQPVLIGHSLGGIFLAKYLSEEIYPQRIRATLLVAAPYSAAVGETLGDFVLKPDLEGLARQGGDLFLYHSKDDPVVPFVDMEAYRKALPTTQIRVLENRGHINQEEFPELIEDIKSLR, translated from the coding sequence ATGACACAGCAGGTGTTTGTTATCCATGGGGGAGATACCTTCGATTCATACGAGGAATATCTGGCGTTTCTGCGGGTAAAGAAGGTTGATCTGGAGGGTACGAAGAGGAGGGATTGGAAGAGCTCTCTTTCGGAGCGTCTTGGCGAGGGGTATGAGGTTATCGCTCCGCGGATGCCCAGCAAAGAGAATGCTAAGTATGCGGAATGGAAGATTTGGTTTGAGAAGTTCATTCCACTTCTCGGTGATCAGCCTGTGCTCATAGGCCATTCTTTGGGAGGCATATTCCTTGCGAAGTATTTATCTGAGGAAATCTATCCGCAGAGAATAAGGGCTACTCTACTTGTGGCTGCACCCTATAGCGCAGCGGTTGGCGAGACTCTCGGAGATTTCGTTTTGAAGCCCGATCTCGAAGGCCTCGCTCGTCAGGGAGGCGACCTCTTCCTCTATCACAGTAAGGATGATCCGGTGGTGCCGTTTGTGGATATGGAGGCGTACCGTAAGGCTTTACCGACGACCCAGATACGCGTCTTGGAGAATAGGGGGCACATTAATCAGGAGGAATTTCCAGAATTGATCGAAGATATCAAGAGCCTGCGTTAG
- a CDS encoding ATP phosphoribosyltransferase regulatory subunit has product MPKASPENLRRYEKAREIARYYGFSPLSSLLEGELKGKKLHLGKDGVPGEAKRQNILEAYVKHNLGTLPQPLLLYHSEPLPKQLPRENYGGKEGVFFSLEIIGSSKSIAEAILFKTTSIILEELGFEKLYVELNSLGDRESIARFSREFGNYCNKHLADIPAACKAHLKKKDIFRTLECVNAHEKCNILTEAAPKPMGSLSETSRTHFSEVLEFLESMRMPYGINHCLVGGKDFYTKTIFEIHTEEPNSRKMKGKLHSALLAKGGRYDDLGKKFGSKKDIYAVGISLSLGGLGLAEPKKDTQQLKPPAAYLIQLGFDAKLQSLAAIEVLRQAKIPVLQALPKDRMSAQIMVAEKMAIPYTIIIGQKEALEGSAIVRHMKTRSQETIPLLQLPAYLRQGRR; this is encoded by the coding sequence ATGCCCAAAGCCTCTCCAGAGAATCTCCGTCGTTACGAAAAAGCCCGCGAAATCGCCCGTTACTACGGTTTCTCTCCGCTCTCCTCTCTTCTTGAAGGAGAGCTTAAGGGTAAGAAGCTTCATCTCGGCAAAGATGGCGTCCCTGGAGAAGCCAAGCGACAGAACATCCTGGAAGCCTACGTGAAGCACAACCTCGGCACCCTTCCCCAGCCCCTTCTCCTGTATCACAGCGAACCGCTCCCCAAGCAGCTCCCTCGGGAGAATTACGGGGGCAAGGAGGGCGTCTTCTTCTCTCTTGAGATCATCGGATCAAGCAAGAGTATCGCCGAAGCTATCCTCTTCAAGACCACCAGCATCATCCTGGAAGAACTCGGCTTCGAGAAGCTCTACGTGGAATTGAACAGCCTCGGGGATCGCGAATCCATCGCCCGCTTCTCCCGCGAATTCGGCAACTACTGCAACAAGCACCTCGCCGACATCCCCGCAGCCTGCAAAGCGCATCTCAAGAAGAAGGATATCTTCCGCACGCTTGAGTGCGTGAATGCGCACGAGAAGTGCAATATCCTCACGGAAGCAGCGCCGAAGCCCATGGGCTCCCTCTCCGAGACCAGCCGCACGCACTTCAGCGAAGTGCTCGAGTTCCTCGAGAGCATGCGCATGCCCTACGGCATCAACCACTGCCTGGTAGGCGGCAAGGATTTCTATACCAAGACCATCTTCGAGATACACACAGAAGAGCCGAATAGCCGCAAGATGAAGGGCAAGCTCCACTCCGCGCTCCTCGCCAAGGGCGGCCGCTATGACGACCTCGGCAAGAAATTCGGCTCCAAGAAGGATATCTATGCAGTGGGCATCTCGCTCTCCTTGGGAGGCCTCGGACTTGCGGAGCCGAAGAAGGACACGCAGCAGCTAAAGCCTCCTGCCGCCTATCTCATCCAGCTCGGCTTCGACGCCAAGCTCCAGAGCCTCGCCGCAATCGAGGTGCTCCGCCAAGCAAAGATTCCGGTCCTCCAGGCGCTCCCCAAGGACCGCATGTCCGCGCAGATCATGGTGGCTGAGAAGATGGCTATCCCCTATACCATCATCATCGGTCAGAAAGAAGCCCTGGAAGGCAGCGCCATCGTGCGCCATATGAAGACCCGCTCCCAGGAAACCATCCCCCTTTTACAGCTCCCCGCCTATCTCCGTCAGGGTCGCCGCTAG
- a CDS encoding DNA-3-methyladenine glycosylase — MKKDPISASVEVLKKDKYFGPLIKKHGPPELKRGTNVFEALVRSIVYQQLSGKAAATIYGRFRTLFTSKKFPTPEEVSKVPFEKLRSVGLSNQKASYILDLAAKFADGTIEHKKLSRMTNEEIVAHLVQVKGVGVWTVHMFLMFTLNRPDVLPVGDLGIKKGFQIVYKLRTMPEAKKMEKLASAWRPHATTACWYLWRAADEKK; from the coding sequence ATGAAAAAAGATCCCATCTCCGCCTCCGTTGAGGTTCTCAAAAAAGATAAATATTTCGGCCCGCTCATCAAGAAGCATGGGCCGCCAGAATTGAAGCGCGGTACGAACGTATTCGAGGCTCTGGTACGCTCCATCGTCTATCAGCAGCTCTCAGGGAAGGCTGCAGCTACCATCTATGGTCGCTTCCGGACGCTTTTCACAAGTAAGAAATTTCCGACTCCAGAAGAGGTGAGTAAGGTGCCTTTTGAGAAACTGCGCTCTGTAGGGCTCTCCAATCAGAAAGCCTCATACATCCTCGACCTCGCTGCAAAATTCGCAGATGGAACCATAGAGCATAAGAAACTCTCACGTATGACCAATGAAGAGATTGTGGCGCATCTTGTCCAGGTGAAGGGTGTCGGCGTATGGACCGTGCATATGTTCCTCATGTTCACGCTGAACCGCCCTGACGTGCTTCCGGTAGGAGACCTTGGGATAAAGAAGGGTTTCCAGATCGTCTACAAGCTGCGCACAATGCCGGAAGCTAAGAAGATGGAGAAGCTTGCTTCTGCATGGCGGCCGCATGCGACTACGGCCTGCTGGTATCTCTGGAGGGCTGCGGACGAGAAGAAATAG
- a CDS encoding DUF2238 domain-containing protein produces the protein MTPYQKLLALLFTAAWIWAAIEPLSRYGWLLENVLVLLAIPLVLLFGRHFRLSSASYTLITLFLILHVLGSHYTYSEVPFGETIGKWFGTERNTFDRLVHFSFGLLLVFPLREALHRLQAKGLFWNYWLPLCLVFSFSAIYEVLEWLAVLTVNPEVSVDFVGAQGDVWDPQKDMFLAGIGAFITLTVVLAWNIFLSPARRAELQSKIQGIFTS, from the coding sequence ATGACCCCTTACCAGAAACTGCTCGCACTTCTGTTCACCGCCGCCTGGATCTGGGCAGCCATCGAGCCTCTCTCCCGCTACGGCTGGCTTCTAGAGAATGTACTAGTGCTCCTTGCCATCCCCCTCGTTCTCCTCTTCGGACGTCACTTCAGGCTCTCCAGCGCTTCCTACACCCTCATCACCCTCTTCCTCATTCTCCACGTTCTTGGCTCTCACTATACCTACTCAGAAGTGCCCTTCGGCGAAACCATCGGAAAATGGTTCGGGACAGAGCGTAACACCTTCGACCGACTAGTCCACTTCAGCTTCGGACTTCTCCTCGTCTTCCCTCTCCGTGAAGCGCTCCATCGTCTCCAAGCCAAGGGCCTGTTCTGGAACTATTGGCTCCCCCTCTGTTTGGTATTCTCCTTCTCGGCTATTTACGAAGTACTGGAGTGGCTCGCCGTACTCACGGTCAATCCAGAGGTGAGCGTGGATTTCGTCGGAGCCCAAGGCGATGTCTGGGACCCGCAGAAAGACATGTTCCTCGCGGGCATAGGCGCCTTCATCACGCTTACCGTAGTCCTCGCCTGGAACATCTTCTTGAGTCCAGCACGTAGAGCAGAGCTCCAAAGTAAGATACAGGGAATTTTTACGTCTTAA
- a CDS encoding tRNA (adenosine(37)-N6)-threonylcarbamoyltransferase complex transferase subunit TsaD: MKVLAIETSCDETAIAIVGFKGGSKSPGISILGNALYSQASLHAHLGGVVPMLAKREHGKNLIPLLESALRQAKLWKLHAKEKPLDAKTDKKVRAILEREPELREAFMALVPRLSRPTIDAIAVTHGPGLEPALWVGVNIAKALALIWNKPIIPVNHMEGHVFSSLLVEQKPKQYLLSKVSYPAVALLISGGHTELIHIKKPGKYSLLGATRDDAAGEAFDKVARMLGLPYPGGPEISKLAEEARTKKLPRALELPRPMLTSKDLEFSFAGLKTAVLYKLKDMKLDDATKRGVAREFEDAVTEVLVTKTKAALLKTKSKTLIAGGGVAANRHIRAGLKSMTESLGNISCFLPAPSLTTDNAVMIAVAGFLKQRGTKKKNVSFKADGNLRLSSNSSKK, from the coding sequence ATGAAGGTGCTAGCTATTGAGACCTCCTGCGACGAGACCGCCATCGCCATCGTCGGTTTCAAAGGCGGCAGCAAGAGTCCCGGTATCTCCATCCTCGGAAACGCCCTGTATTCCCAGGCCTCTCTCCACGCGCACTTAGGCGGCGTCGTACCCATGCTCGCCAAGCGCGAACACGGCAAGAACCTCATCCCCCTCCTCGAATCAGCACTCCGCCAAGCCAAGCTCTGGAAACTCCACGCTAAGGAGAAGCCGCTTGATGCCAAGACGGATAAGAAAGTGAGGGCGATCCTAGAGCGCGAACCAGAACTGCGCGAGGCCTTCATGGCGCTCGTCCCGCGCCTCTCCCGCCCGACCATAGATGCGATTGCTGTCACTCATGGCCCGGGCCTAGAGCCCGCCCTCTGGGTCGGCGTGAACATCGCCAAGGCGCTCGCCCTCATCTGGAACAAGCCCATCATCCCGGTCAATCACATGGAGGGGCATGTCTTCTCCTCCCTTCTCGTAGAACAGAAGCCGAAACAATATCTCCTTTCCAAAGTGAGTTACCCGGCAGTTGCCCTCCTCATTTCCGGAGGCCACACCGAACTCATCCATATCAAGAAGCCAGGAAAATATTCTCTGCTCGGTGCAACGCGCGACGATGCCGCTGGAGAAGCCTTCGACAAAGTGGCACGCATGCTCGGCCTCCCGTATCCCGGCGGACCCGAGATATCCAAGCTCGCAGAAGAAGCCCGCACCAAGAAACTCCCTCGTGCGCTCGAACTGCCGCGTCCTATGCTTACCTCCAAGGATCTGGAATTCTCTTTTGCTGGGCTCAAGACTGCAGTCTTGTACAAATTGAAGGATATGAAGCTCGATGACGCTACCAAGCGCGGCGTCGCCCGAGAGTTTGAAGATGCGGTGACCGAAGTATTGGTCACAAAGACGAAAGCGGCGCTCCTTAAGACCAAGAGCAAGACGCTCATCGCCGGAGGCGGCGTAGCTGCAAACCGCCACATCCGTGCAGGACTTAAGAGCATGACCGAAAGCCTTGGAAATATCTCCTGCTTCCTTCCTGCGCCCTCTCTTACTACTGACAACGCCGTCATGATCGCCGTAGCAGGCTTCCTCAAGCAGCGTGGGACCAAGAAAAAGAACGTCTCCTTCAAGGCCGATGGTAACCTGCGACTATCATCGAACAGTTCAAAAAAATAA
- the ftsZ gene encoding cell division protein FtsZ, whose protein sequence is MPKITPEIETSARIKVVGCGGSGKNTVNHMISSNVKGVDFIVVNTDAQDLHNSLAKRKIHIGKNLTRGLGTGMNPELGKRSAEETKEEIQEALKGADMVFITGGMGGGTGTGASPVVARTAKELGALTIAVVTKPFGFEGAQRARLAEQGLEELRKEVDAIIVIPNDRLLTVANKGTTTKAAFAMCNEVLRQAVEGIADLIVTPGEINADFADIRTVMENGGSALIGIGVADGDKRAEDAAKAAINSPLLDISVNGARGILIAIASGDDLGILEINEIVKIVTESVDPNAKIKFGTILDKQLKKNQIKVTVIASGFPEASPRASDSMFNLKRPNPAVMEAQNAPEPKKPSIFNSLPEKPMQPENKDTKPVSPEDDDDWNAVPAFLRRSKIK, encoded by the coding sequence ATGCCCAAAATCACTCCGGAAATCGAAACGTCAGCGCGCATCAAGGTCGTCGGCTGCGGCGGCTCCGGCAAGAACACGGTCAATCACATGATCAGCTCCAACGTGAAGGGAGTCGATTTCATCGTAGTGAACACCGACGCGCAGGACCTTCACAACTCTCTCGCCAAGAGGAAGATCCACATCGGCAAGAATCTCACCCGCGGCCTCGGCACCGGCATGAACCCGGAACTCGGCAAGCGCTCTGCGGAAGAGACCAAGGAAGAGATCCAGGAAGCCCTCAAAGGTGCTGACATGGTCTTCATCACTGGTGGTATGGGTGGCGGTACCGGCACTGGTGCTTCTCCTGTCGTCGCGCGTACCGCAAAGGAATTAGGTGCACTCACCATCGCGGTCGTCACCAAGCCTTTCGGTTTCGAAGGCGCCCAGCGCGCACGTCTCGCCGAGCAGGGACTCGAAGAGCTCCGCAAGGAAGTGGATGCCATCATCGTGATCCCGAACGACCGCCTCCTCACTGTGGCCAACAAAGGCACCACCACTAAGGCAGCCTTCGCCATGTGCAACGAAGTGCTGCGGCAGGCAGTGGAGGGTATCGCCGACCTCATCGTCACCCCAGGCGAAATCAACGCCGACTTCGCCGACATCCGCACCGTCATGGAGAACGGCGGCTCCGCCCTCATCGGCATCGGCGTGGCTGACGGCGACAAGCGCGCAGAAGACGCTGCCAAGGCAGCCATCAACTCCCCTCTCCTCGACATCTCCGTCAACGGCGCACGCGGCATCCTCATCGCCATCGCCTCTGGCGACGACCTCGGCATCTTGGAGATCAACGAGATCGTCAAGATCGTCACCGAATCCGTGGACCCCAATGCCAAGATCAAGTTCGGTACCATTTTGGACAAGCAGCTCAAGAAGAACCAAATCAAGGTCACGGTCATCGCCTCAGGCTTCCCCGAAGCTTCTCCCCGCGCCAGCGATTCCATGTTCAATCTGAAGCGCCCTAATCCGGCGGTCATGGAGGCCCAGAACGCTCCTGAGCCGAAGAAGCCAAGCATCTTCAACTCCCTCCCTGAGAAGCCCATGCAGCCGGAGAACAAGGACACCAAGCCAGTCTCTCCCGAGGACGACGATGACTGGAATGCGGTCCCGGCTTTCCTTCGAAGAAGTAAGATCAAGTAG